One region of Gossypium raimondii isolate GPD5lz chromosome 6, ASM2569854v1, whole genome shotgun sequence genomic DNA includes:
- the LOC105774623 gene encoding sugar carrier protein C, with translation MPTAGGIGPGNGKEYPGNLTPFVTITCIVAAMGGLIFGYDIGISGGVTTMTPFLQKFFREVWEKKEANKSTNQYCQYDSQTLTMFTSSLYLAALLASLVASTVTRKLGRRLSMLFGGLLFFAGALINGFAKAVWMLIVGRLLLGFGIGFANQSVPLYLSEMAPYKYRGALNIGFQLSITVGILIANVLNYFFAKIKGGWGWRLSLGGAMVPALIITVGSLVLPDTPNSMIERGRTEEARAKLKKIRGVDDVDEEFRDLVSASDASQLVEHPWRNLWQRKYRPHLTMAILIPFFQQLTGINVIMFYAPVLFNTIGFGDDASLMSAVITGVVNVAATLVSIYGVDKWGRRFLFLEGGVQMLICQAVVAASIGAKFGTNGNPGDLPKWYAIVVVLFICVYVAGFAWSWGPLGWLVPSEIFPLEIRSAAQSINVSVNMMFTFLVAQVFLTMLCHLKFGLFMFFAFFVVIMSIFVYYFLPETKGIPIEEMNQVWKSHWYWSRFMEDLDYPINGNLEMSKGGQGPKLV, from the exons ATGCCGACGGCAGGAGGAATTGGGCCAGGAAACGGCAAGGAATACCCGGGAAACCTCACTCCTTTCGTCACTATAACATGTATTGTCGCCGCCATGGGTGGTTTGATTTTCGGCTACGATATTGGGATTTCAG GCGGAGTGACGACCATGACTCCTTTTCTTCAAAAGTTCTTCCGAGAAGTTTGGGAGAAGAAGGAAGCTAACAAGTCGACGAATCAGTACTGCCAATACGACAGTCAAACACTGACGATGTTCACTTCGTCACTGTATTTGGCTGCTCTTTTGGCATCACTGGTGGCTTCAACTGTCACCCGTAAGCTTGGGAGGAGATTATCCATGCTTTTTGGCGGTTTACTCTTCTTTGCCGGAGCTCTTATCAATGGCTTTGCTAAAGCTGTTTGGATGTTGATTGTTGGTAGATTGTTACTTGGTTTCGGTATCGGTTTCGCAAATCAA tcTGTGCCACTCTACCTTTCGGAGATGGCACCCTACAAGTACAGAGGAGCATTGAACATTGGTTTCCAATTATCAATCACAGTCGGCATCCTTATTGCCAACGTGCTGAATTACTTCTTTGCTAAGATCAAAGGTGGGTGGGGTTGGCGACTGAGTTTGGGTGGTGCAATGGTCCCTGCCCTTATCATCACAGTCGGATCCCTAGTCCTACCAGATACGCCGAACTCGATGATAGAACGTGGCCGGACCGAGGAAGCCCGAGCGAAGCTCAAGAAGATCCGTGGGGTGGATGATGTTGATGAGGAATTTAGAGACCTTGTTTCGGCCAGTGATGCATCACAGCTAGTTGAGCACCCTTGGAGAAACTTGTGGCAGAGGAAATACAGGCCTCATTTAACTATGGCCATCTTAATTCCTTTCTTTCAACAACTAACCGGCATTAATGTGATTATGTTTTATGCCCCCGTATTGTTCAACACCATCGGTTTCGGAGACGATGCTTCCCTCATGTCTGCTGTAATTACTGGTGTCGTTAATGTTGCTGCAACATTGGTCTCAATCTATGGTGTTGATAAATGGGGTCGGCGATTCCTTTTCCTAGAGGGTGGAGTCCAAATGTTGATCTGCCAG GCTGTTGTGGCGGCTTCTATTGGTGCTAAGTTTGGAACCAATGGAAACCCTGGTGATTTGCCTAAATGGTACGCCATTGTTGTGGTGCTTTTCATTTGCGTTTACGTGGCCGGATTCGCCTGGTCTTGGGGACCCTTGGGATGGTTGGTTCCTAGTGAAATTTTCCCATTGGAAATCCGATCAGCTGCACAAAGTATCAACGTTTCCGTCAACATGATGTTCACATTTTTAGTGGCCCAAGTGTTCTTAACCATGCTCTGCCACTTGAAATTCGGACTCTTCATGTTCTTCGCCTTCTTCGTTGTAATAATGTCCATCTTTGTCTACTATTTCTTGCCTGAAACAAAGGGTATTCCGATTGAAGAGATGAACCAAGTATGGAAGTCGCACTGGTACTGGTCCCGGTTCATGGAAGACCTTGATTACCCCATTAATGGAAATTTGGAGATGAGCAAGGGAGGCCAGGGTCCAAAGCTTGTTTAA